In Xanthomonas theicola, a single genomic region encodes these proteins:
- a CDS encoding DUF6630 family protein — protein MPDNSADYDDPDDLPGDADDDDPDTRQGLIWNLLLLINPGDEETALRQFDAYREAAGEAEDEGDHWLRTLQDAIDWTSGFYVGGADAEALVGAIDELAARWNLRIDWGGDLDDEDFLGAHDTASLLAVAYDRLREYGYSIWCWDTGGGDCAGWMALSRDDEDMQRLAAILGIDLRPGSDPF, from the coding sequence ATGCCCGACAACAGCGCCGACTACGACGACCCCGACGACCTGCCCGGCGACGCGGACGACGACGATCCCGACACCCGGCAGGGACTGATCTGGAACCTGCTGCTGCTGATCAATCCCGGCGACGAGGAAACCGCGCTGCGCCAGTTCGACGCCTACCGCGAAGCGGCGGGCGAGGCCGAGGACGAGGGCGACCACTGGCTGCGGACGCTGCAGGACGCCATCGACTGGACCTCCGGCTTCTACGTGGGCGGCGCCGACGCCGAAGCGCTGGTCGGCGCGATCGACGAACTGGCCGCGCGCTGGAACCTGCGCATCGACTGGGGCGGCGACCTCGACGACGAGGACTTCCTCGGCGCCCACGACACCGCCTCGCTGCTGGCGGTGGCCTACGACCGCCTGCGCGAGTACGGCTACAGCATCTGGTGCTGGGACACCGGCGGCGGCGACTGCGCCGGCTGGATGGCGCTGAGCCGCGACGACGAGGACATGCAGCGGCTGGCGGCGATCCTGGGCATCGACCTGCGCCCGGGCAGCGATCCGTTCTGA
- a CDS encoding S8 family peptidase yields MNTASLPTGTLLLSAILATAAFQAHAADADPMLRKPPAARTATVPGTSRLVVKYNRGVPSDGTRVAILRSAARRAGVMRTTAGAGRSAPLGARVLRRTGTGASLLDVARTLSSAEQATLLAELRADPDVQYAAFERMLRPIDDLRGGVVEVAAATADTRQAASAAAIPNDKFYAQRQWHLQGGSGGIRAPGAWARSTGKGVVVAVLDTGILPDHPDLKNNDHLLPGYDFISNPVVSRRASGARVPGALDYGDWTEDNNPCGLPAEDSSWHGTHTAGTIGELTNNAIGGAGAAYDAQILPMRVLGQCGGSSSDIADAIVWASGGHVDGVPDNTNPAEVLSLSLGAPGTCDDEMQSAINQAVGNGSVVVIAAGNDATNAAQFSPASCKNVITVGATRITGGIASYSNFGATVDLAGPGGGGGSDTGNGGWDGFVLSTGYTGKTTPGSGDYAYVGMSGTSMATPHVAAVAALVQSALATAGKSPLTPAQMEDMLRRTARAFPVRPPASTPIGSGIVDAEAAVAYVQDNCNSGSCTPVTTTLTNRVAAGGQSTGEGGTLMFAYTATAGTALNILSYGGGGNVAMYVKYGAEPSSSRYDLVSARVGSAQTLRVAAAKAGTYYIALVGGSGGYGNVSVLARQ; encoded by the coding sequence ATGAACACTGCTTCGCTGCCGACCGGGACCCTGCTGTTGAGCGCCATCCTCGCCACCGCCGCCTTCCAGGCCCATGCCGCGGACGCGGATCCCATGCTGCGCAAACCGCCGGCGGCCCGCACCGCCACCGTCCCGGGCACCAGCCGTCTGGTCGTCAAATACAACCGCGGCGTGCCTTCCGACGGCACCCGCGTAGCGATCCTGCGTTCGGCCGCGCGCCGCGCCGGCGTGATGCGGACCACGGCCGGCGCCGGCCGCTCGGCCCCGCTCGGCGCACGCGTGCTGCGCCGCACCGGGACCGGCGCCAGCCTGCTGGACGTGGCGCGCACCCTGAGCAGCGCCGAGCAGGCCACGCTGCTGGCCGAACTGCGCGCCGATCCGGACGTGCAGTACGCCGCCTTCGAGCGCATGCTGCGCCCGATCGACGACCTCCGCGGCGGCGTGGTCGAGGTGGCCGCGGCCACGGCCGACACGCGGCAGGCCGCCAGCGCTGCGGCGATCCCCAACGACAAGTTCTATGCTCAGCGCCAGTGGCACCTGCAGGGCGGCAGCGGGGGCATCCGCGCGCCCGGGGCCTGGGCCAGGTCCACCGGCAAGGGCGTGGTGGTCGCGGTGCTCGACACCGGGATCCTGCCCGACCATCCGGACCTGAAGAACAACGACCATCTGCTGCCGGGCTACGACTTCATCAGCAATCCGGTGGTCTCGCGCCGCGCCAGCGGCGCGCGCGTGCCGGGCGCGCTGGACTACGGCGACTGGACCGAGGACAACAACCCGTGCGGCCTGCCGGCGGAGGACAGCTCCTGGCACGGCACCCACACCGCCGGCACCATCGGCGAGCTGACCAACAACGCGATCGGCGGCGCCGGCGCGGCGTACGACGCGCAGATCCTGCCGATGCGCGTGCTCGGCCAGTGCGGCGGGTCCAGTTCCGACATCGCCGATGCGATCGTCTGGGCCTCCGGCGGCCACGTCGACGGCGTGCCGGACAACACCAACCCGGCCGAGGTCCTCAGCCTGAGCCTGGGCGCTCCGGGCACCTGCGACGACGAGATGCAGAGCGCGATCAATCAGGCGGTGGGCAACGGCAGCGTCGTGGTGATCGCGGCAGGCAACGATGCCACCAACGCGGCGCAGTTCAGCCCGGCGAGCTGCAAGAACGTCATCACCGTCGGCGCCACGCGCATCACCGGCGGCATCGCCTCCTACTCAAACTTCGGCGCGACCGTGGACCTGGCCGGTCCCGGCGGCGGCGGCGGCAGCGACACCGGCAACGGCGGCTGGGACGGCTTCGTGCTGTCCACCGGGTATACCGGCAAGACCACCCCTGGTTCCGGCGACTATGCCTACGTCGGCATGAGCGGCACCTCGATGGCCACGCCGCACGTGGCGGCGGTCGCCGCGCTGGTGCAGAGCGCGCTCGCCACGGCCGGCAAGAGCCCGCTGACGCCGGCGCAGATGGAGGACATGCTGCGCCGGACCGCACGTGCCTTCCCGGTCAGGCCACCGGCCTCCACCCCGATCGGCAGCGGCATCGTCGATGCCGAGGCGGCGGTCGCGTACGTGCAGGACAACTGCAACAGCGGCAGCTGCACCCCGGTCACCACCACGCTGACGAACCGGGTCGCGGCCGGCGGACAGAGCACCGGCGAAGGCGGTACGCTCATGTTCGCCTACACGGCCACCGCCGGCACCGCGCTGAACATCCTCAGCTACGGCGGCGGCGGCAATGTGGCGATGTACGTCAAGTACGGCGCCGAACCCAGCAGCAGCCGCTACGACCTGGTGTCGGCGCGGGTCGGCAGCGCGCAGACGCTGCGCGTGGCGGCGGCGAAAGCCGGCACCTACTACATCGCGCTGGTGGGCGGCAGCGGAGGCTATGGCAACGTCTCGGTGCTGGCGCGCCAGTAG